The genomic DNA CCCATCAGGATGACAAGCCGTGAAGAGCGGCAGGACTATATCAAGGCAGCCAACTACAACCTGTTCACGCTCCACTCAGACAATGTCCTGATTGATTTGCTGACAGACTCTGGGACCTCAGCCATGAGTGCAAGCCAGTGGTCGGGCGTGATGCGTGGGGACGAAAGCTACGCCGGCTCCCCCTCATACCACCGCTTCGAAAGCGCAATTCACAACCTGATGCCGTTCAAACACATCATCCCCACCCACCAGGGCCGGGCGGCAGAGCGCATCCTGTTTTCTATAATTGGGAAAGCCGGCATCAAAATCCCCAGTAACACACACTTCGATACCACGCGCGCCAACGTGGAAGCAAGTGGCGCACTTGCGGCGGACCTCGTGATTGAGGAAGGATTAAACCCTGCGCTCGAGCATCCCTTCAAGGGCAATATCGACCTCGAAAAACTGGACCGTTTCCTCACAACGCACAAAGGCCATGTGCCGCTTGTGATGATTACTGTTACCAACAATTCCGGAGGCGGACAGCCTGTGTCGATGGAGAATATACGCGGTGCTCGTGCCGTGTGTGATCGGCACAACCTGCCCTTGTTTCTGGATGCCTGCCGGTTTGCCGAGAACGCTTACCTGATCAAGCTAAGGGAGCCGGGCTATGGCGATAAATCAGTCCCTGAAATTGTACGTGAAATGTTTTCGTTTGCAGATGGCATGACCATGAGCGCAAAGAAAGACGCACTGGTAAACATTGGCGGCTGGCTGGCGCTCAATGACGACCGCTGGGCCATGGAAGCGAGAAATCAGCTTATCCTGACCGAAGGCTTTCCTACATACGGTGGGCTGGCCGGCCGTGACCTGGAAGCCATAGCCATCGGACTCGAAGAAATTGTCGACGAAGATTACCTCGCCTACCGGCTTGCGTCTGTGCAATACCTCGGGAATGCCCTTACCCAAATGGGTGTACCAATTATTCGGCCTGTGGGAGGCCATGCAGTCTATATTGATGCAGCGAGCATGCTCCCACATATCCCCGCATTGTCCTATCCGGGGCAGGCCCTGGCCGTTGCGCTGTATGAAGTTGGCGGCATTCGGAGTTGTGAAATCGGATCTGTTATGTTTGGCCGGCAGCCAGATGGATCTGAAAAAGCAGCCAGTATGGAGTTGGTTCGCCTGGCCATTCCGCGGCGCGTCTACACACAGAGCCACGTTGACTACGTCATTGAGTGTTTTGAAGAAGTAAACGCAAATAAAAACAGCCTGCCAGGCTATCAGATCGTCGACGAACCGCCGGCACTCAGGCACTTTACCGCAGCATTTGAACCCAAATAAACCAGAAAGTAAAGATGAAACGCACCCCGCTTTTTATCCTCCTCGCGTTGCTTCTCTTCAGTTGCACACCGGCTGAAGAAGAACCATATAACGTCGTGTTTATCCTCATTGATGATATGGGATGGACCGACACAGCTGCTTTTGGCAGTACTTTCTACCAAACCCCGCACCTCGACAGGCTTGCCAGTGAAAGCATGCGGTTTACCAGCGGGTATGCCGCATGCCCGGTCTGTTCGCCTACCCGTGCGAGTATTCTCACGGGCAAATACCCGGCACGCCTTAAGCAAACCGACTGGATTCCGGGCAGGAATAACAGGGCAGACCAAAAGCTAAAACAGGTGGAAGACCTCGATTATCTCGCCCTTGAGCACCACACCCTGGCGGATATTCTGCAGGAATCAGGATATGCTACAGCACATATAGGTAAATGGCACCTGGGCGCCGGCGACGAATTCCTCCCGGAGAACCGCGGTTTTGCGCGCAACATCGCCGGCAATCAGTATGGTTCTCCCCCTTCATATTTCTACCCCTACAGCCGCAAACTCTGGCGCGATACCTCTCAAGTCTACCAGTTAACAGACCTCGTTGAAGAGGGTTTTGAAGGAGAATACCTCACAGACCGTCTCGGACAGGAAGCTGCAAAATATATTGAAGCGAAAAAAGATGAGCCTTTTTTCCTGCACTTCTCGCAATATGCAGTACACACACCGCTGCAATCCCGCCCCCATCTCGAGGCAAAGTACAAAGCGAGGCAAAAGCCAATAGCCGACAGTTCTGACTTTGGCTACGAAGGTAAACGGCCTGTTCGTACGATGCAAAACCATGCTGTGTACGCAGGAATGGTTGAAAGTATGGATGCAAGTGTTGGCATGGTGATGCGTGCCATCGAAGATGCCGGCATCAGTGACCGGACAATAGTAGTCTTTTTCTCCGACAACGGTGGCTTGTCGACCTCAGAAGGCTGGCCAACGTCCAACTTGCCCTTGCGTACGGGCAAAGGTTGGCTATATGAAGGAGGAATCCGCGTGCCGATGTTGATCAAATGGCCGGGCGTAACGGACGTCGATCAACTATGCGACGTCCCGGTATCGAGTGTAGATTTTCTCCCAACCATCCTAGATATGCTGCAACTGTCTGATAAAATACCGGCAGAAGTTGATGGAGAGAGCCTGACACCCCTCCTTAAAGAAGCCGGCGAACCCGCCAGGGCTGCCATCTACTGGCATTATCCGCATTACTCCAATCAAGGCGGTAAACCCGGTGGCGCTATAAGAGAAGGGGCCTACAAGCTGATTGCCAATTACGAAGACCAATCAGTCGAGTTGTATAACCTCGACGATGACCTTGGTGAGCAAAACAATTTGGCGGATGCGATGCCGGAGAAAGCTGCGGAGCTCCAGCAAAAACTAGATGCATGGTTGGCCGGCATTGATGCCCAAATGCCAGTTCAAAATCCTGACTATGCTGGTGAATAACGGTGTGAGATAACGGCTCATACAGGTATATCTTGTCCGCGTCGTGCCGTGAGGTTTACGATAGGTATACTGAAGGAGTAGCATTGTTAACCCGGAGGAGAATTCTTGGGTTGCTTGTCGTAAATCCGTAACAATCACGCTTTATGTTTCATAGATGCTACCATCCTAAAACAAATCGTTATCACTTTATCAACACAGTTGCATGAAAACCCTTTTTCATAAATCTAAAACCCTCGCCCTCTTCCTTGGTCTGTTTATCATTGCTGTCGGCTGCGACAGCAACGACAATGAAGATGCTGCGGCATCATTTGATCAGATGGGCGAGATGATGCAGAAGTCCTTTAACGTCTTTGGCGCAGTCGCTGTTGATGTACTGCTAAGCCCCGTATCCGAAACGCAGCCGGCAAAGTCGCAGCCTGTCTATGACTGCGATGCGTCAGGCACCGTTACATATGACGCGAGTGGGACGAACCTGTACAATCTGATTTTCGATGATTGCGATGGCCTGAGCGGCGATGTCGACATGGGGCTTACAACCAATTTCACCGAAACAGGATTTGACTTCAGTCTTTCTCTGGATGGCAACCTGACTGAAGCATGCGAAATGTCGTTAAATAACTTCTCAATGGTTGTTGCGGCAACAGAAAGCGGTGAAGACCAGATTGTCCTAAACGGCTCCATTGGTTCAACCTGTAACGGGGAAGCCTTCTCTTGTACCTTTACACAAGATGCGCTTAATGAAGGCAATGAAGACACCCTCTTCAATGACAACTGCTCCGGATCTGTAGGTTAATTGCTATTCCGTTAGGCAGGATCGAGTAGATCCACAAAGGCGCTTCCGAAAGGGAGGCGCCTTTTTTGTATTGAGAAAATACCATGTACGTGTCAGAAGGGCCCTTCAATTTTTTTTGTAGCAAACGCGTCGCTTTACCTTCGCAGAACAACCCAAACGTAAGGAATTGCTTAATACCTGATATCATATCTGCGTGCCATTTTGCGATCTGGTTATCCTCCCATTAGAACTGGATGCGCAAGTCTGTGCATTTCCCGCACTGAAGATTCTTACCCAGCAAACGGTCATCTCAAAGAATCAGCGATATGATAGAGTTTTTCCACTCGTTGTTTAGCAGCGATTATATGCCACATGGCGCCTGTTATATGTGGCAACAGGATTTGCTGTTGCTCCATGTAGGCTCAGATGCCCTGATCGCCCTCTCCTATTTTTCGATTCCTTTTGCCATTGTCTACTTCGTACGGAAGCGCAAGGACCTGATGTACCGCAACATCGCGTTCTTATTTAGTGCGTTTATCCTGGCGTGCGGCATTACCCATCTGTTGGGTATCTGGGCTGTATGGGAAGGCATTTATCACATTACAGGCTTCTTCAAGCTTGGCACTGCACTAATTTCAGTAGCTACCGCCATTGCAATATGGCCGTTTTTACCCAAAGCATTGGCCATCCCCAGCCCGGATCAACTCAAGAACTCCAACGAAGCGTTGCAAAAGGAGTTGGCTGAACGTGAGATTCTAGAACGGAAATTGCGCAAGCACCAGGACGAGTTGGAAGCAATCGTCTATGAGAGAACAAAAGAGCTGGAA from Bacteroidota bacterium includes the following:
- a CDS encoding tryptophanase; translation: MKTIIEPFRIKSVEPIRMTSREERQDYIKAANYNLFTLHSDNVLIDLLTDSGTSAMSASQWSGVMRGDESYAGSPSYHRFESAIHNLMPFKHIIPTHQGRAAERILFSIIGKAGIKIPSNTHFDTTRANVEASGALAADLVIEEGLNPALEHPFKGNIDLEKLDRFLTTHKGHVPLVMITVTNNSGGGQPVSMENIRGARAVCDRHNLPLFLDACRFAENAYLIKLREPGYGDKSVPEIVREMFSFADGMTMSAKKDALVNIGGWLALNDDRWAMEARNQLILTEGFPTYGGLAGRDLEAIAIGLEEIVDEDYLAYRLASVQYLGNALTQMGVPIIRPVGGHAVYIDAASMLPHIPALSYPGQALAVALYEVGGIRSCEIGSVMFGRQPDGSEKAASMELVRLAIPRRVYTQSHVDYVIECFEEVNANKNSLPGYQIVDEPPALRHFTAAFEPK
- a CDS encoding sulfatase gives rise to the protein MKRTPLFILLALLLFSCTPAEEEPYNVVFILIDDMGWTDTAAFGSTFYQTPHLDRLASESMRFTSGYAACPVCSPTRASILTGKYPARLKQTDWIPGRNNRADQKLKQVEDLDYLALEHHTLADILQESGYATAHIGKWHLGAGDEFLPENRGFARNIAGNQYGSPPSYFYPYSRKLWRDTSQVYQLTDLVEEGFEGEYLTDRLGQEAAKYIEAKKDEPFFLHFSQYAVHTPLQSRPHLEAKYKARQKPIADSSDFGYEGKRPVRTMQNHAVYAGMVESMDASVGMVMRAIEDAGISDRTIVVFFSDNGGLSTSEGWPTSNLPLRTGKGWLYEGGIRVPMLIKWPGVTDVDQLCDVPVSSVDFLPTILDMLQLSDKIPAEVDGESLTPLLKEAGEPARAAIYWHYPHYSNQGGKPGGAIREGAYKLIANYEDQSVELYNLDDDLGEQNNLADAMPEKAAELQQKLDAWLAGIDAQMPVQNPDYAGE